CTCGAGTTTTCCgttttcctctgcctctccctcgtccgCTGCCTGGAGAGGGAACCTCGCgttctctccgcgtctctccggGGCTTCTTCGGggcttccgctgcgccgcacaGGCCTTTTTGCGTGCGCCCGAGCGGCCAATCccgcagaagcagcgggAAACGGAGAAAAGACGCCGCCTGGACGGCCGCCGGAAAGACTATCCAcatcgtctctctctgctggcgCGAGCTCGGGGAATCGCGAGTAGGAGAGCGAGTCAGCGAGAGTCGatcgcgagggagagaacggAGAGTGCGCCAGCCAGCGGGAAAAACTCTTCGGCCGACTCTCcgtctctctggcgcgcgcgccgcctagAAGATCCGCGGAGGACGATTCAGGCGGGGAGACTTGACTCCGCGTGGAGGAAAGGGGGGGCCCAGATGATtgagacgacggcgagcggtCTCTCTGCAGGGTGCTCTGCCGAGCGGCTGCGTTGCAGTCCTGAGAAGGCCcatgcgtgtctctctgcactTCCTCCGCACAATCCTGAAAGAgctccgcgctgctgcggagagctgcctctccctccaccctccgctcgcctgcggcacTGGGGGGACGGCTTTCGCGGTCATGGAGACTCGCGGCTTCCGCAGGCTCCGCACGCGAAAACGCGGGCAggccgcgcttctccgcctgcgccgcggcgagttgCGTGAGGAGGGGGAATTCGTCGGCCTCTGTGCCTCGCAGGGCGGTTTCGCGTCTCGATAGGAGAGAGGCACTACCTGCCTGCTCGAGGAACccgagagacgaagaaggcgcactCCACAGAGGAGATAACTCTCTTTTGgtttcgtctttctcttccgCGCTTCCGCGGTCGCCAGCTGAAGGCGCTTTAGACCGACTTGCGTGTTGGTCTGCTGACGattctcgctctcgcggatctgcgccgcgaagaaaggCATCTAAGggctgcgacgccggcggatgtgcagagaggggcgacgaggatGCGAAAGACGATGCTTTccccgccgcacgcgacaTCGTGGCAGGCCGAGGACCGCTTCCTCTTGCctcggcgagaagggcgtgCGTAtcctttttcttttcttcaagtctgggcgacgacgacatGAGAGACGAGGCTGAAGGTTGCGCGACGGCAGAagacggcggaagacgaagaacggagagaaaaggagaagaagcagaaggcagcgaagggggggagggcgggaaGAGGCGGGCAAGAGTTGAGAAGAAATCGGATAGCGAAGagatgaggaggaagacgacagcgagCCAGAGAGCGGCTGAgcgggagaaggagagggagcggGGCGAAGCGATgtagaggaagaagaaagcagacTGGAGGGGAGGAGACTTGAGTGACTCAAGGAGTTGGAGGAGTCCCGCAGGAAAAGCTCCGCGGCAGATGCACAAAAGTGCGGTCGCTGCAAACAACACACACATTCCCGCGTCTCATTCACATGGGGAAGAACACTCGATCTGCGGGATGCGGTGAGCAGAGTGGCGGATTCCTCGAGTGGGCAGGCCAGGCTTCTCGGCTTCCAGGTCTCAacagctgcgcgccctcctctgccaCAAAGGGACACATGCAAAACTATATACACATAAATGCAGGAATGcacagacagaggcgcgctAGTTTTTTTCTCCTACTTGGGGGCTCTCGAAGCTGAGATCGTCATCATCGGGACGGAGGTGGCtgtcctccttctcttctcttcctcccggcgcagccgcgggcgttTTTTGCCCCGTCCGATTATTCCTCATCTGCGACGGAAAAGTCCTCGGCGAAGAGATTGAAAACGGGCACGTCTTTGGGGGAGGCAAGGCGCCTCTGGGCTCTTCGTTTTTACGGACTTCGAGACTTTTTCTCGTGAGACGCTGCTGAGGAACTCCGCGCTCCTCaccccgctgctgccgcccacttccggcggcctcttcttcctcgcgccgcgcctctgctttcTCCAGTCCTCCCCCCCCGGGGCTTGatcgtcgccctgcggcgcaccccctccgctgctgaggccgagcgagaggaaggagacgactGCGGAGAGACTGTCCTGGAGcccggcgaagagcgccgaccgcggtcgtcgcgccgccgcctccttggCAGCTTGCTCCgcccgctctctctgcttctcctcttcctctctgagCCGCCGGCGGATGTTCGCCAGGGCGTCAGCGACTCCCGGCAGGTCTTCCTGTTCATTGAAGAGAGGACGCGATCTTGGTGCTGACGGCCGCCatcccgccgcctcctccctcgcgacGACAGCCTTAGCCGTCTTCATCATCGGCCGTTCCCCGacccgacgcgccgctcggctctgcggaagaagccgcggaccTCCCCCCGCCAGCCTCTGAGACCTCCCCGCGACTTTCCGCCTCGTCCCCTCCCGCGTGACGACGCCCACGGtccacgcgggcgccgctgcctcctcgctgaaAAGACCTTCTgctcctgccgcctcgccgcccgctgcctcctttGGCCCCAAAAGAAGACTGCTGCGAGAGACGAGGGACGCGAAGGGGAGAGGCTTTTTGGCGACTGTCTTTTCCAGCGtgaggcgcgtctctccgaACGAAGCGagggacgacgcggaggaggcctcgggcgcgcgaggcgcagaggagcgggGGCGCGGGGagctgctccagcgccgGGAGTCGAGCTGCGACCGAATCTCCTCCATCCTTCGCCGAAaggcttcttcgccttggTGGTCAGACAGggccgtcctcctcggcttTTTTCTCGGCaagtcctcgtcttcttcaggcgACAATCGCAGCTCATCTGAATTTGCAAGCGGCTCGAACCTCTCGGCGCCGAACACCCCGGGGGCCTGCCGCAAGatttctgcctcgccgcctccttcct
The Besnoitia besnoiti strain Bb-Ger1 chromosome VIII, whole genome shotgun sequence genome window above contains:
- a CDS encoding hypothetical protein (encoded by transcript BESB_082120); protein product: MATLRAERETNRQRNLSSSIFSSASLGGHAAASTLTEPRSASGRRRASREPTEALCALLPADVASGGKERASRFGGDRFLVDSSASSMGGEFASRASSPSVKASRRLLERTRSQSRESRASQRPPRGDATPPRAYSRSASPSVRQASSVCASSAESRRGEHASSPHRRRPSSEPRETRASRLRAQAIEASLRLDDALRRPEAPQRAVPRAERKAPLPPLPPTTRAQQHRLAQTRACSASSRRAAVLRRELGEGGGQTDDAEEWALPSCRPAATGERYRREGSAESTSTESRFGRPFSRIEAAADRRGRLLDEPTKKIGGSRVSLPSAIPRATRREFAAERKRDGASFRFPLSLRSSRSLSNCHRQQAASDTFGRTSLEEEETHRAASSRQQPLARGLSLSSSSSASLSSASAAAAGGLRRAPSGGRGAARPLSSASASGLAAWSRREVAAERERAVPFRAANGSSRSRGEMAAGGGSRGAPREAEGAVPKSFFSRPFAAKEDQALLSVASVSRRAEEALLCGGVLPPLPPVGEEGGGEAEILRQAPGVFGAERFEPLANSDELRLSPEEDEDLPRKKPRRTALSDHQGEEAFRRRMEEIRSQLDSRRWSSSPRPRSSAPRAPEASSASSLASFGETRLTLEKTVAKKPLPFASLVSRSSLLLGPKEAAGGEAAGAEGLFSEEAAAPAWTVGVVTREGTRRKVAGRSQRLAGGGPRLLPQSRAARRVGERPMMKTAKAVVAREEAAGWRPSAPRSRPLFNEQEDLPGVADALANIRRRLREEEEKQRERAEQAAKEAAARRPRSALFAGLQDSLSAVVSFLSLGLSSGGGAPQGDDQAPGGEDWRKQRRGARKKRPPEVGGSSGMRNNRTGQKTPAAAPGGREEKEDSHLRPDDDDLSFESPQSPPLQSAFFFLYIASPRSLSFSRSAALWLAVVFLLISSLSDFFSTLARLFPPSPPSLPSASSPFLSVLRLPPSSAVAQPSASSLMSSSPRLEEKKKDTHALLAEARGSGPRPATMSRAAGKASSFASSSPLSAHPPASQPLDAFLRGADPRERESSADQHASRSKAPSAGDRGSAEEKDETKRELSPLWSAPSSSLGFLEQAGSASLLSRRETALRGTEADEFPLLTQLAAAQAEKRGLPAFSRAEPAEAASLHDRESRPPSAAGERRVEGEAALRSSAELFQDCAEEVQRDTHGPSQDCNAAARQSTLQRDRSPSSQSSGPPLSSTRSQVSPPESSSADLLGGARARETESRPKSFSRWLAHSPFSPSRSTLADSLSYSRFPELAPAERDDVDSLSGGRPGGVFSPFPAASAGLAARAHAKRPVRRSGSPEEAPERRGENARFPLQAADEGEAEENGKLEAQTSAVGEPLHGGTQESDSQQNVRRFEQERREPFRSVFSLRSRDLADSGGSDDDSLSTQRHAFRLRNFPPALPRRDDKLFSAFREKENWAQREDLRVGDWRERGLQVAGDGRGDKADVEWRRLGSLRSSEVERKQTKPWEGGSEAGDRLREETPRAYAEGRREFLEGGREPRTAQSTSLSADFVPGVAK